A region of Papilio machaon chromosome 14, ilPapMach1.1, whole genome shotgun sequence DNA encodes the following proteins:
- the LOC106710132 gene encoding probable 39S ribosomal protein L49, mitochondrial, with protein sequence MATVWRSQCAFARLFIGKIAQNPNNSPDLCTKLFRGPISVTFRNYSNYANSPFVHKIKEQYEYDVIKNPPEWAYVERLLPFDTIPAVSPKKNYPSGWIPPRDEAVNLPYFISRTKNHELPIYLNITFRGMRKITQIKKIEGDIWLLNDTLKAHLKETAGKYVETRVHELGKFIEVKGDYVNVVRNWAHSKGF encoded by the exons ATGGCGACCGTGTGGCGTTCACAGTGTGCGTTTGCACGACTTTTTATTGGAAAAATTGCACAAAACCCGAACAACTCTCCTGATTTGTGTACAAAACTGTTCCGGGGACCAATATCg gttaCATTCAGGAACTATTCGAATTATGCTAATTCTCCTTTCgtacataaaataaaggaGCAATATgaatatgacgtcataaaaaaTCCACCAGAATGGGCATACGTTGAGAGGTTATTACCCTTTGACACAATACCCGCTGTTTCTCCAAAGAAAAATTACCCTTCAGGTTGGATACCACCACGGGATGAAGCTGTAAACCTGccttattttatatcaagaaCTAAAAATCACGAGCTCCCAATTTACCTCAATATAACCTTTAGAGGTATGCGTAAGATAAcgcaaattaaaaagatagaGGGTGATATTTGGCTTTTAAATGATACTCTTAAAGCTCACTTAAAAGAAACAGCAGGGAAGTATGTAGAAACGAGAGTTCACGAATTGGGGAAATTTATAGAAGTCAAAGGAGATTACGTTAATGTTGTCCGCAATTGGGCTCATTCCaaaggattttaa